Proteins from one Aquila chrysaetos chrysaetos chromosome 5, bAquChr1.4, whole genome shotgun sequence genomic window:
- the KLHL25 gene encoding kelch-like protein 25 — MSVSVHENRKSRTSTGSMNILLFHKASHPDCVLSHLNTLRKHCMFTDVTLWAGNRSFPCHRAVLAASSRYFEAMFSNGLRESLDDEVNFHDSLHPEVLELLLDFAYSSRIIINEENAESLLEAGDMLQFHDVRDAAAEFLEKNLYPSNCLGMMLLSDAHQCRRLYELSWRMCLVNFETVHKSEDFNNLSKDTLLDLISSDELEIEDEEKVFKAVIQWVKYDLDERKAYLPELLRNVRLALLPSECLKEALASEDLIMVDERNKLVLDEAIQCKKKILQNDGVVTSPCARPRKAGHTLLILGGQTFMCDKIYQVDHKAKEIIPKADLPSPRKEFSACAIGCKVYITGGRGSENGVSKDVWVYDTVHEEWSKAAPMLIARFGHGSAELENCLYVVGGHTAVAGVFPASPSVSLKQVEKYDPISNKWTMVAPLRDGVSNAAVVSARLKLFVFGGTSIHRDMVSKVQCYDPAENRWMIKAECPQPWRYTAAAVLGSQIFIMGGDTEFTAASAYRFDCETDQWTRIGDMTAKRMSCHALASGNKLYVVGGYFGTQRCKTLDCYDPTSDTWNCITTVPYSLIPTAFVSTWKHLPS; from the coding sequence ATGTCAGTCAGCGTCCACGAGAACCGTAAATCCCGGACTAGCACTGGCTCCATGAACATCTTGCTTTTTCACAAAGCTTCTCACCCGGACTGCGTCTTGTCCCATCTGAACACCCTGCGGAAGCACTGCATGTTCACCGATGTCACCCTTTGGGCAGGAAACAGGTCGTTCCCATGTCACCGGGCAGTGCTGGCTGCCTCCAGCAGGTACTTTGAAGCCATGTTTAGCAATGGCCTCCGGGAGAGCCTGGATGATGAGGTGAACTTCCATGATAGCCTCCACCCGGAGGTGCTGGAGCTACTGCTGGACTTTGCTTATTCCTCTCGGATCATCATCAATGAGGAGAATGCTGAGTCCCTCCTGGAGGCTGGAGACATGCTGCAGTTCCATGATGTCCGAGACGCGGCGGCTGAGTTCCTGGAGAAGAACCTCTACCCTTCCAATTGCCTGGGCATGATGCTGCTCTCGGATGCTCATCAGTGCCGGCGGCTCTATGAGCTCTCCTGGAGGATGTGCCTGGTCAACTTTGAGACTGTTCACAAGAGTGAGGACTTCAACAACCTTTCCAAGGACACTCTGCTGGACCTCATCTCCAGTGATGAGCTGGAAATTGAGGATGAAGAAAAGGTCTTTAAGGCTGTCATCCAGTGGGTGAAATACGATCTGGATGAGCGGAAGGCTTATCTCCCAGAACTTCTGAGGAATGTTCGTCTGGCCTTGCTTCCTTCTGAATGCCTCAAGGAAGCCTTGGCTTCTGAGGACTTGATCATGGTGGATGAAAGGAACAAGCTTGTCTTGGACGAAGCAATTCAGTGCAAGAAGAAGATCCTCCAGAATGATGGGGTGGTCACCAGTCCCTGTGCCAGGCCTCGCAAAGCTGGGCACACGTTGCTGATCCTGGGAGGACAGACCTTCATGTGTGATAAGATCTACCAAGTGGAtcacaaagcaaaggaaattatCCCCAAAGCAGACCTGCCCAGTCCACGGAAGGAGTTTAGTGCCTGTGCCATCGGCTGCAAAGTATATATCACTGGAGGCAGGGGCTCAGAGAACGGGGTCTCAAAAGACGTATGGGTGTATGACACCGTTCATGAGGAATGGTCAAAAGCTGCCCCAATGTTAATAGCTCGGTTTGGGCATGGCTCGGCTGAATTGGAAAACTGCCTGTATGTGGTTGGTGGACACACTGCAGTAGCTGGAGTCTTTCCTGCATCTCCTTCTGTTTCCTTGAAGCAAGTGGAGAAGTATGATCCCATATCCAACAAATGGACAATGGTGGCTCCTTTGAGAGATGGAGTGAGCAACGCTGCGGTGGTGAGTGCCAGGCTCAAGCTCTTTGTCTTTGGTGGGACCAGCATTCACCGAGACATGGTGTCCAAAGTCCAGTGCTATGATCCAGCTGAGAATCGGTGGATGATCAAAGCTGAATGCCCACAGCCCTGGCGCTACACAGCAGCCGCTGTCCTGGGCAGCCAGATTTTCATCATGGGAGGAGACACCGAGTTCACGGCAGCATCCGCCTACCGCTTTGACTGCGAAACGGACCAGTGGACACGCATTGGGGACATGACAGCCAAGCGCATGTCATGCCACGCTTTGGCCTCGGGGAATAAACTCTACGTGGTGGGGGGTTACTTTGGCACTCAGAGGTGCAAAACGCTGGACTGCTACGACCCTACGTCAGACACGTGGAACTGTATCACAACGGTGCCTTACTCGCTCATCCCCACAGCTTTTGTCAGCACGTGGAAGCACTTGCCATCATGA